The genomic interval CAACGGGACCAgtaacgtcacgcactgcgacgtagcaaaaatggcgacctatcacttaaaataacttTACaaagtttattaaaacaaaaacattaagatgggttttaatatcaaattattataacttatactaacatttagcttataagaattgtcttaaaaacagaggatccctaTAAGCCAGGggcgtccaaactttttgcaaagggggccagatttggcatggtaaaaatgtggggggccgaccttggctgacgtcctttacgtggaaccatatatttaagcaaaatttagcaagccattcagtgtgtcacatttgctttattattattttaatgaataatttcaacaatctcgcaactagcctttgcggcgttcttTTTCGTCTCACGGGCTCTTGCgacatactactgctgtgacaattaaactagcttcaagttgcttcaatttctcgctgtgtatcttccctgtaatcttgtcgtacatgtcagcgtgtcttgtttggtaatatcgcctcacattgaagtctttaaaaacagcgattgtctctttgcaaatgaggcaagacacagttgttgtgtattttagtgaagaaatagtccaatttccacctatccttgaagcgtcagccgtcacagtcaacttttttttgttgattgtcgccattttagaaaattggaagtagagggtcacacggagttgtttagcccttaaatacctgcaacatgaagcaattacagtgccttgcaaaagtattaggcccccttgaaccttgcaacctttcaccacatttcaggcttcaaacataaagatataaaattttaattttttgtcaagaatcaacaacaagtgggacacaatcgtgaagtggaacaaaatttattggatgatttcattttttttaacaaataaaaaactgaaaagtcgggcgtgcaatattattcggcccccttgcgttaatactttgtagcgccaccttttgctccaattacagctgcaagtcgcttggggtatgtttctatcagttttgcacatcgagagactgacattcttgcccattcttccttgcaaaaatgctcgagctcagtgaggttggatggagagtgtttgtgaacagcagtcttcagctctttccacagattctcgattggattcaggtctggactttgacttggccattctaacacctggatacgtttatttttgaaccattccattgtagatttggctttatgttttggctcattgtcctgttggaagataaatctccgtcccagtctcaggtcttgtgcagataccaacaggttttcttccagaatgttcctgtatttggctgcatccatctgcccgtcaattttaaccatcttccctgtccctgctgaaagaagcaggcccaaaccatgatgctgccaccaccatgtttgacagtggggatggtgtgttcagggtgatgagctgggttgcttttacgccaaacatatcgttttgcattgtggccaaaaagttcaattttggtttcatctgaccagagcaccttcttccacatgtttggtgtgtctcccaggtggcttgtggcaaactttaaacgagactttttatggatatctttgaggaatggctttcttcttgccactcttccataaaggccagatttgtgcagtgtacgactgattgttgtcctatggacagactctcccacctcagctgtagatctctgcagttcatccagagtgatcatgggcctcttggctgcatctctgatcagttttctccttgtttgagaagaaagtttggaaggaaggctgggtcttggtagatttgcagtggtctgatgctccttccatttcaatatgatggcttgcacagtgctccttgagatgtttaaagcttgggaaatctttttgtatccaaatccggctttaaacttctccacaacagtatctcggacctgcctggtgtgttccttggttttcataatgctctctgcactttaaacagagccctgagactatcacagagcaggtgcatttatacggagacttgattacacacaggtggattctatttatcatcggccatttaggacaacattggatcattcacagatcctcactgaacttctggagtgagtttgctgcactgaaagtaaaggggccgaataatattgcacgccccacttttcagttttttatttgttaaaaaagtctaaattatccaataaatgttgttctacttcacgattgtgtcccacttgttgttgattcttgacaaaaaaattaaatttaatatctttatgtttgatgcctgaaatgtggcgaaaggctgcaagattcaagggggccgaatacttttgcaaggcactgtatttcctggccttttccttgaagaattcagagagggttatttggttattatttattcaattaatagtgtttttattattaattattattattatattatattattatttttattttatttactttcattccgtgaagaatccagaaagggttatttgattgtggctttctgaaaaacaataattttttacattaatgcacttctgcaatcgtcacactttttctgttacaaactgaccccggcccctcatcagagaagggaaaagttatgtgaccctcacaggaaaaagtttggggacccctgctttaacacatattgccaaaggcagaacaacaacctatctgccaatacataccaatattttttatttctattagataaatgtttcagtaaaatgttacacatccttgtgtatttgccacttattgccacagttaacattgaggctttgggcctcttttgatctcgtttgtaaggttgtgacttctgattaaacaaactcgatgccaatcaaaacgtttgttcttctttttccccaaattagaatcgataagagaatcgattaagaatcgaatcgttaagcaatatcgataatggaatcggaatcgtaaaaatcctatcaattcaatgttaaaaacacacacattttgATGCAGACAGATCCCTTTATTTAATTGAGAGGTGCTCTTTGAAGACAcattgttactttttttcaagAACAATTGAGCTTCTTGGAAGAAAAGGAGAGATTATAGTGAACCCTAAAGCATAAAGGTCGATATTGCGTCACTGAGTCATCATGATCAAGAAACTCAATTGTGACAGAAGACGGGCTTGTAAGAAGAATGACTTAGTGGCCCGCCGCTTTGGTGCAAATAAAGGGAAGTTCAGTAGTGCAAGTTTCTGTGTTCCATGCTGCAGCTGTAAGAAAAATATGTTTCTGTTTAGTAACAATCAATTTGTAACTCATTTCATCCTGTCATTTTACTTACTTGATGTGACCATCTCTACACAGTCACCATTTGCACTCACAGGCTCCCCAGTATCAAAATTATCGTGGTCATTATTTGTGCCGTCAGTCCAAAAGTAGGTTCCCTCCTGGAAAACGGTGACATATGAATTGATGACTGCCTGAGTTGTCAGCATGTGCTGGTTGTTTGTCTCAATCTTATCCATCATGATATGTATTCCtaatataattgattttttttgtgccatGCACTATCATGTGTGAGTCCAACTGCTTTTTGATGTAGAAGTGTGGAGGAGAAGCCGAGGCAATGTGAGCGTTAAAAATGTATCAATTCGAGTGAAAGAAGAGGGGATTTCgcaacaaaattgaattaaTATCCTGCAAATGGCAGCCCTGGTTTTGTATGTTCCCCTCACCCCTTATCCATAGTTAATTGTGATATATATAAGCAGTTtcattttcatgcctccggcgcaatcgataagccccgtgcaactataccgtatatgagcactagaggcagcaacacgagtacgagcaagattaggcaggtaaacgatattgaccaataaaaactacCAGTCTTGTACAACAGatggcggtatgcacctgatagttgcttgcaatccgccattaagctaagttttggagcaattttattgcttgtagtttccattttgcacagttttaaattatggctgtcaaacgattaaaatttttaatcgagttaataacagcttaaaaatgaattaatcgtaattaatcgcaattcaaaccatctataaaatatgccatatttttctgtaaattatttttggaatggatagataagacacaagactgatatatacattcaacatactgtaaataagtactgtatttgtttattataacaataaatcaagatggcattaacattattaacattctgttaaagcgatccatggatagaaatacttcttaaaagataaatgttagtacaagttatagaaattttatattaaaacccctcttagtgttttcgtttgaataaaatttgtaaaatgttcaatcaaaaaataaactagtagctcgccattgctgatgtcaataattacacaatgctcatggtgctgaaacctataaaatcagtcgcacccaagcgctagcagagggcaacaaaacacccaaaaacacaagttacaagtggacatgacactgtgctgtcattttaatctgtttgagcggggcatgtgcgttaattgcgtcaaatattttaacgtgattaatttaaaaaatgaattaccgcccgttaacgcgataattttgacagccctattttaatcAAAACTGAGCAGTCTGTGAATTatctggttctttctttgaatactggctcagatctctgtatgtatacacacacacaaacacaaacatatatatatatatatggcagaaaacgaaaaagcagtttctgctcttgcacccctctttaaaatgaactgctgtattttaagccaaatgaactgttgcgtttgatagaacaatatctgtatatgctgccatagcagattcatggcgcattaagcccccgaactatttttaatgtgtccgttttaccctggaaacccccgtttacagacgtcgcgcaacgcctgttgtttcaaaccagccataaaacgaaggtaattaattatatttattattcaaaatgtatgtactttttagcttagaatcattaattgaagtctaatatttcgtttaaattttttttttttttttaaaacgacaaaaaaattagggcattgaagatgagacatggctgggtctttcagcatgacaatgaacccaaacacacagccatggcaacaaaggagtggcttcgtaagaagcatttcaaggtcctggagtggcctagccagtccccagatctcaaccctatagaaaatctgtggagttagttgaaagtccgcgttgcccaacgacagccccaaaacatccctgctctagaggagatctgcatggaggaatgggccaaaataccagcaacattgtgtgaaaagcttgtgaagagtaacagaaaacgtttggcctccgttattgccaacaaagggtacataacaaagtattgagatgaacttttggtgttgaccaaatacttattttccagcatgatttgcaaatacattcttgaaaaatcaaacaatgtaagtttctaatttttttttccacattctgtctctcatggttgaagtttacccatgttgacaattacaggcctctctaatattttcaagtgggacaacttgcacaattagttgttgactagatacttatttgcctcactgtgcgtgtgtgtgtgtgtgtatgtatatgtatatatacagtgccctccataattaatggcacccctggttaagatgtgtttttaaatttttaatatatattttttaaaattcaaataatatgggaccttaatggaaaaaaagagaaaaatccaaccttcaatacaagtgcattcactcagtggggaaaaaatcccacataaataaaaaattagatTTGGacgtatgtttagggtcattgtcttgatgaaagacccagtgacgacccatcttcagctttcgggcagagggcaacagattttgattgaaaatttcctggtatttcaaagcattcatgacgcCATGCACCctgacaaggttcccagggcctttggaagcgaaacagccctacagcatcactgacccacccccatacttcacagtgggtatgaggtgcttttcagcatgcgcatctttcgtggcacgccagacccacttaaagAGTGTTTGTTCCCAAAAAGCTCAGCCAAAAAGCCCCCAattgaagcctgggactgtgtgctttggtcagatgagaccaagattgagctttttggcaacaaacactctaagtgggtctggcgtgccacaaaagatgcgcatgctgaaaagcacctcatacccactgtgaagtacgggggtgggtcagtgatgctgtggggctgtttcgcttccaaaggccctgggaaccgtgTTAGGatgcaaaatctgttgccctctgcccgaaagctgaagatgggtcgtcactgggtctttcagcaagacaatgaccctaaacatatggccaaatctacacagaaatggttcaccagacacaaaatcaagctcctcccatgaccatctcagtccccagaccatgttttgttggcaaaagggtgttgtacaaagtattaacaccaagggtgctaataattgtgatcatttgatgtcaaataattttttctttatgtgggatttttttccccactgaatggatgcacttgtattgaaggttggatttttctctttttttcccattaaggtcccatattatttgaattaaaaacaaaaataataaaaaattagaaattaaaaaacacatcttaaccaggggtgccaataattacggagggcactgtgtatatatatatatatatgtgtgtgtgtgtgtgtgtgtatatatgtatgtatatatatatgtgtgtgtgtgtatatatatatgtatgtatatatgtatatatatatatatatatatatatatatatatacatatacatatatacatacatacatatatacacatatatatgtgtgtgtgtatatgtatatatatgtgtgtgtgtgtatatatatgtatgtatatatatatatgtgtgtgtgtatatatgtatgtatatatatatgtgtgtatgtatatatgtatgtatgtatgtatatatgtatatatatatatatatacacacatatatacatacatacatatatatacacatatatgtgtgtgtgtgtatatatgtgtatatatatatgtatgcatgtgtgcgtgtgtgtgtgtgtgtatatatatatatatatatatatatatatatatatatatatatatatatatatatacacatatatatatatattggacaACTGTGCTGTGTGGTCTCTCACCAAGTAAACCTCGCTACATTATGAAGTACATGACTGATGTTGGAAAACATTCATTTGCTTGGAGCGAAAGACATTTTGACTGGCAGTATTGAATCAGAACATTTCATTTGCAAACTGCCTCACCTCGATGTTGTCAAAAAGTCCAATCCAGACGGTCATAAAAGTACCAGTGATCACGGTCTGACCTATCTCTCCAACAACTGCATTCTCCAAGTCACTGGCGATGGAGACTAAATTGCCACCGAGAATGTTGCAGACAGCCTTgtgggaaaaaagacaaaacacaTCGATTACACTCATTTAGATTTGTACGACAATTGGGTGATTCTCATGAAGCTAGCCTAAACTATGTCTTTGAAGATTTTAAGATTGTTGGCATGAAAACTTgaaattcttagttaaaagataAAAGAGGTACATGGCTGTTAATGGCATCgatttacttgggcgccagttgaatgccactgggctgtaatggtatgtTTTTAGTCGAAAATCACAaacacacaggtttttctgccattgaaaatgaatgggaaatttggacgtacatggccatcaatggcatggacatccATGGCTGCCAATGGCATTCACTTATTGGGTGCTTGTTGAATGTCAGTGGGCCGTAATGTTAAGtggccaaaaataaaaaacacgtttttccgccattgaaaatgagagggaaatttggacgtacatggctgtcaatggcaccgacTTATTTGGGCTCCAGTTGAATGCCACTGGGCTGTAAGCGTGTTtttagtcaaaaatcacaaacacacaggtttttctgccattgaaaatgaatgggaaatttggacgtacatggccatcaatggcatggacatgcatGGCTGCCAATGGGATccacttacttgggtgccagttgaatgtcagtgggGTGCAATGGTAAGTGTAAGGCCAAAAATAAAaagcacacgtttttctgcctttgaaaatgaataggaaatttggacatacatggctaTAGCAAAGCCCCATATAATTAGGCATCCCATTATAAATGAATGGGACAATTTTTGGCAGATATCAgggaaccgattttttttttttttttccaaatcctgtatacaaccTTTATGCCCCTCAACATCCCAGAATTtgtatgcccaaattatgtgatttggtcaaaatttgTAGAACTTgatacattttgaattttttatttttttcaaaaacatcagtgaaaaatcgccgtttacgggtaAAGGGAAAAATTTTCAGGGCTGTTCAAAAAGTCCCTGTGTCGCGCGAAAATTACGGTCGTTCCAATTTTTGAAATGTGCCGATCGGTTGAACGGTTCGGCCTGAAACGCCATTCAAAAAAATAGAATTTGACTATCTGGGCCTTCGCTATATCAAAGCCCTATATAATAACTATAAAGTACACTACTAGTGTATTCCATACCTCTGCATCCTGAAAGGTCCTAGGGTCGTCTTCTCCGATGTAACACTTGAGGTCCAACTGTGTCCATCCTTCAGGACAGTTCACATCtgcagaacattttttttttcttcaattaaatCTGATGTCATTGCCAATAATAAGGTTGTTCCgatgatgtttttttgctcccgatctgatcccgatccttttagtttgcgtatctgccgatcccgatatttcctgatccgattgctttttttttgctcccgattcaattccaatcattcccgataatttttcccgatcatatacattttggcaatgcattaagaaaaaaatgaataaaactcatatatacattcaacatacagtacataagtactgtatatttttattatgacaataatcctcaagatttacattattaacattctttctgtgagagggatccacggatagaaagacatgtaattcttaaaggacaaatgtgactttgtatattgtgactaaatattgccatctagtggatttttatgagctttcagttaatgatcctgcagccatttaacttctgcccaaatgcatgatgggaagtgcaaccatgactatgcgtaatggtaccaattgatatatcttctctgcgttggtaa from Corythoichthys intestinalis isolate RoL2023-P3 chromosome 5, ASM3026506v1, whole genome shotgun sequence carries:
- the LOC130916274 gene encoding lithostathine-1-beta-like, with the protein product MALALRSLFLLCGLTGLLTGVGSFPTRVFKDVNCPEGWTQLDLKCYIGEDDPRTFQDAEAVCNILGGNLVSIASDLENAVVGEIGQTVITGTFMTVWIGLFDNIEEGTYFWTDGTNNDHDNFDTGEPVSANGDCVEMVTSTAAWNTETCTTELPFICTKAAGH